The following proteins are co-located in the Gordonia polyisoprenivorans genome:
- a CDS encoding GAF and ANTAR domain-containing protein, translating into MTGPGEGVYSKIAALAREIHGVSEAEFDPDRVIRHVTESAVQILPDVHHAGFTMVVRDPAGKLTLESTAETDLVARQFDVLQHEYGDGPCFEAIWNERIVGIDDVETEQRWPELMRAVRERTPIRSNLSIQLYVSGRELGALNLFSGTPHAFDEESRDLAETLATHAAIALNSAHRGEQFRSALASRDLIGQAKGMIMERFRVDAVRAFEIIRRLSQESNTPVAEVAARIVAAEEFDDRERSS; encoded by the coding sequence ATGACCGGTCCGGGTGAGGGAGTCTACTCGAAGATCGCCGCCCTTGCCCGCGAGATCCACGGGGTGTCCGAAGCCGAGTTCGATCCGGACCGCGTCATCCGCCACGTCACCGAGTCGGCGGTACAGATCCTGCCCGACGTCCATCACGCCGGGTTCACGATGGTCGTACGTGATCCGGCGGGAAAACTGACGCTCGAGTCCACCGCCGAGACCGATCTGGTCGCCCGGCAGTTCGACGTGTTGCAGCACGAGTACGGCGACGGTCCGTGCTTCGAGGCCATCTGGAACGAGCGGATCGTCGGCATCGACGACGTGGAGACCGAGCAACGGTGGCCCGAACTCATGCGGGCGGTGCGCGAACGCACACCGATCCGGTCCAACCTGTCGATCCAGCTGTATGTGTCCGGCCGCGAACTCGGCGCGCTCAACCTGTTCTCCGGCACCCCGCACGCCTTCGACGAGGAGTCCCGCGATCTGGCCGAGACCCTCGCGACGCATGCGGCGATCGCGCTCAACAGCGCGCACCGGGGCGAGCAGTTCCGCAGCGCACTGGCCAGCCGAGACCTCATCGGGCAGGCGAAGGGCATGATCATGGAGCGCTTCCGCGTGGACGCGGTCCGGGCCTTCGAGATCATCCGGCGCCTCTCCCAGGAGTCCAACACCCCGGTCGCGGAGGTGGCGGCACGGATCGTTGCGGCCGAGGAGTTCGACGATCGGGAACGCAGTTCGTGA
- a CDS encoding SRPBCC family protein: protein MKPVTVHTTAAPEHIWAVLSDGWLYSSWVVGAARIRAADDSWPAIGSRIHHSVGVWPGLINDETRSLGAGETTLELSAAAVPFGRARILLEILPDPDGTRLTMAEHAETAPMSWLPDDVQHMVMAPRLRECLRRLASMAEGHARSSPG from the coding sequence ATGAAACCCGTGACCGTGCACACTACCGCTGCTCCGGAGCACATCTGGGCGGTGCTCTCCGACGGCTGGCTGTACTCGTCGTGGGTGGTCGGTGCCGCTCGCATTCGTGCGGCCGACGACAGCTGGCCGGCCATCGGCAGTCGTATCCACCATTCGGTCGGCGTGTGGCCGGGCTTGATCAACGACGAGACGCGCTCGCTGGGAGCCGGTGAGACGACCCTCGAACTGTCGGCGGCCGCCGTGCCGTTCGGCCGCGCCCGGATCCTGCTGGAGATACTCCCCGACCCCGATGGCACCCGATTGACCATGGCCGAGCATGCCGAGACCGCGCCCATGAGCTGGTTACCCGACGATGTCCAGCACATGGTGATGGCTCCGCGACTACGCGAATGTCTACGCCGGCTGGCGTCGATGGCCGAGGGCCATGCGCGCTCCTCACCCGGGTAA
- a CDS encoding nuclear transport factor 2 family protein, which translates to MDAQRVADTLEIQQLLTGYARAVDTGDWQRYRSLFTADATIDYRSSPFGTVGSVDEVVEWLQAGLSALPMTMHYLMNIDVIVDGDTATVTAQFYNPMQIPGFDELSTCGGYYHHTMVRTADGWRSSGMREEILWFVNSPVPQQ; encoded by the coding sequence ATGGATGCGCAGCGCGTGGCCGACACGCTGGAGATTCAGCAACTGTTGACCGGGTACGCCAGGGCCGTGGACACCGGCGACTGGCAGCGATACCGCTCGCTGTTCACCGCCGACGCGACGATCGACTACCGCTCATCGCCGTTCGGGACCGTCGGGTCCGTCGACGAGGTCGTCGAGTGGCTTCAGGCGGGACTCTCGGCGCTGCCGATGACCATGCATTACCTGATGAACATCGATGTGATCGTCGACGGCGACACCGCCACGGTCACCGCGCAGTTCTACAACCCGATGCAGATACCCGGCTTCGACGAGTTGAGTACCTGCGGCGGCTATTACCACCACACAATGGTCCGCACCGCCGACGGCTGGCGCAGCAGCGGCATGCGTGAGGAGATCCTCTGGTTCGTCAATTCGCCTGTGCCGCAGCAATGA
- a CDS encoding PAS and ANTAR domain-containing protein codes for MLDDAGRDAAFDASARVHNVGSFRFFFATQRWEWSDEVAALHGYSPGEVEPTTALLARHKHPDDRDDFDQLVARMLSDHSPFSSRHRIIDTHGTVHHVVVIGQPMVDESGVPIGTEGFYLDMDGWETNVANDQIDHHISRFRESQGVIEQTKGMIMFAYQVSAEQAFEVLKWRSQTTNVKVSSLCRSILTGTQAIEVPEAVRRSFDHLLLTAHKSVDHEEPTAGGQPADGGDLRV; via the coding sequence GTGCTCGATGATGCTGGACGTGACGCAGCGTTCGATGCCTCGGCGCGCGTTCACAATGTCGGGAGTTTCCGTTTCTTCTTCGCCACGCAGCGGTGGGAATGGTCCGACGAGGTCGCGGCCCTGCACGGCTACTCCCCTGGAGAAGTGGAGCCCACGACCGCATTGCTGGCCCGTCACAAGCACCCCGACGACCGTGACGACTTCGACCAGCTCGTGGCGCGGATGCTCTCCGACCACAGTCCGTTCTCCAGCCGGCACCGCATCATCGACACCCACGGCACGGTGCACCACGTGGTGGTGATCGGCCAGCCGATGGTCGACGAGTCGGGTGTACCGATCGGAACCGAGGGCTTCTATCTCGACATGGACGGCTGGGAGACCAACGTCGCCAACGATCAGATCGACCACCACATCAGTCGTTTCCGGGAGAGCCAAGGCGTCATCGAACAAACCAAGGGCATGATCATGTTCGCCTACCAGGTCAGCGCCGAGCAGGCCTTCGAAGTCCTCAAATGGCGATCACAGACCACGAACGTGAAGGTCAGCAGCCTGTGCCGGAGCATCCTCACCGGCACCCAGGCGATCGAGGTACCCGAAGCAGTGCGGCGATCCTTCGACCATCTGCTGCTCACCGCACACAAGTCGGTCGACCATGAGGAACCCACGGCCGGTGGCCAACCCGCCGACGGCGGCGACCTGCGCGTTTAA
- a CDS encoding zinc-dependent alcohol dehydrogenase has protein sequence MRAVTWQGKRKVSVDDVTDPKIEEPTDAIVKVTSTNICGSDLHLYEVLGAFMNAGDILGHEAMGVVEEVGADTGDLRVGDRVVIPFQISCGTCRMCDDRLYTQCETTQVRDQGMGAALFGYSKLYGSVPGGQAEYLRVPQAQFTHIKVPDDAPDSRYVYLSDVLPTAWQGVEYAGIPDNGTVTVLGLGPIGDMAARIAAHRGARVIAVDRVPERLARAEARGITTIDLDAVDDVAEAVRERTDGRGSDSVIDAVGMEAHGSPVNQMVQRLVGLLPDAVAEPLMQHAGVDRMAAFYTAIDAVRRGGTISLSGVYGGTADPIPMLTLFDKQIQLRMGQANVKRWVPDILPLLGDDDPLGVDSFATHELPLDDAPHAYDIFQNKQDGAVKIILKP, from the coding sequence ATGCGAGCGGTGACATGGCAGGGCAAGCGCAAGGTGTCGGTCGACGACGTGACCGACCCGAAGATCGAGGAACCGACCGACGCGATCGTCAAGGTCACCTCCACCAACATCTGTGGCTCCGATCTGCATCTGTACGAGGTACTCGGCGCCTTCATGAATGCCGGGGACATCCTCGGGCACGAGGCGATGGGCGTGGTGGAGGAAGTCGGCGCCGACACCGGCGACCTACGAGTCGGCGACCGCGTGGTGATACCGTTCCAGATCTCCTGTGGCACCTGCCGGATGTGCGACGACCGTCTCTACACCCAGTGCGAGACAACGCAAGTGCGCGATCAGGGGATGGGCGCGGCACTGTTCGGTTACTCCAAGCTGTACGGGTCGGTGCCCGGCGGGCAGGCCGAGTACCTTCGTGTTCCGCAGGCGCAGTTCACCCACATCAAGGTGCCCGATGACGCGCCGGACTCCCGCTACGTCTACCTGTCCGACGTGCTGCCGACCGCCTGGCAGGGCGTGGAGTACGCGGGCATCCCCGACAACGGCACCGTCACCGTGCTCGGCCTCGGGCCGATCGGTGACATGGCCGCCCGCATCGCGGCACATCGTGGTGCGCGGGTGATCGCCGTCGACCGGGTACCCGAACGACTGGCCCGTGCTGAAGCCCGCGGGATCACCACCATCGATCTCGATGCCGTCGACGACGTCGCCGAAGCCGTGCGCGAACGCACCGACGGTCGTGGCAGCGACTCGGTGATCGACGCCGTCGGTATGGAGGCTCACGGCTCGCCGGTGAACCAGATGGTCCAGCGTCTCGTGGGGTTGTTGCCCGACGCGGTGGCCGAGCCACTCATGCAGCACGCCGGTGTGGACCGGATGGCCGCCTTCTACACCGCAATCGACGCCGTACGCCGCGGCGGCACCATCTCATTGAGCGGCGTCTACGGCGGAACCGCCGATCCGATCCCGATGCTCACGTTGTTCGACAAGCAGATCCAGCTCCGGATGGGCCAGGCGAACGTGAAACGCTGGGTTCCCGACATCCTGCCACTCCTCGGCGACGACGACCCGCTCGGCGTGGATTCCTTTGCCACCCATGAACTCCCACTGGACGATGCGCCGCACGCCTACGACATCTTCCAGAACAAGCAGGACGGCGCGGTCAAGATCATTCTCAAGCCGTGA
- a CDS encoding glycoside hydrolase family 15 protein, protein MTTRIEDYGFVGDCRTGALISRSGRVDWLCVPRFDSPSIFAALLGSHEHGSWSLKPTSEATVADRHYDGDTMILVTRWETESGVAEVHEFMPIDGGRVDLVRRVVGITGTVEFTTSLRMRFDYARSVPWVRQVGEGEQPGLLAIAGPDAVLIRGVALHATDHVHRADFAVESGDHRDLVLTWFHSYRPQPDALDVDAALSETRQWWTQWAGHIEHQGPHHDRVVRSLITLRALSNLDTGGIVAAATTSLPEMVGGERNWDYRYVWLRDAALTLDVLICHGFVHVADHWRTWLMRAIAGDPKRVQILYGIAGERDLPERELSLPGYEDSAPVRVGNAAVDQFQADTLGEVMCALHAARDAGLPETDYSWPLQRHLLKRVEAYLDQPDQGIWEMRGQPKFFTHSRVMEWAAFDRGVKAIEDFGLSGPLEKWKRHRDELRAEIDKRMVDPDGGYFVQYEGTGEVDAALLQLPQVGFCAPDDPRMLACVERIERDLMPDGLVARYRSESGVDGVSGTEHPFLACTFWLVEQYARSGRVEDAETLMTRACDTASDLGLFSEEYDPGDRRQVGNVPQALSHLAFVRAADALAGAVD, encoded by the coding sequence ATGACCACCCGCATCGAGGACTACGGATTTGTCGGTGACTGCCGGACGGGAGCCCTGATCTCCCGGTCCGGACGCGTGGACTGGCTGTGTGTGCCACGCTTCGATTCACCGTCGATCTTCGCTGCCCTGCTCGGCTCGCACGAACACGGCAGCTGGTCGCTGAAGCCGACGAGTGAGGCGACCGTGGCCGACCGTCACTACGACGGGGACACGATGATTCTCGTCACGCGGTGGGAAACCGAATCCGGGGTCGCCGAGGTGCACGAGTTCATGCCGATCGACGGCGGCCGCGTCGACCTGGTCCGCCGGGTGGTCGGGATCACCGGCACCGTGGAGTTCACCACCTCCCTGCGTATGCGCTTCGACTACGCGCGGTCGGTTCCATGGGTGCGCCAGGTCGGCGAAGGCGAACAGCCGGGCCTGCTCGCGATCGCCGGCCCCGACGCCGTCCTCATCCGCGGCGTCGCCTTGCATGCCACCGATCACGTTCACCGCGCCGACTTCGCCGTCGAATCCGGCGATCACCGCGACCTCGTGTTGACCTGGTTCCACTCCTACCGACCCCAGCCCGACGCCCTCGACGTCGACGCCGCTCTGTCGGAGACCCGACAGTGGTGGACACAGTGGGCCGGACACATCGAGCACCAAGGTCCACATCATGATCGGGTCGTCCGATCGTTGATCACCCTGCGCGCCCTGTCGAATCTCGATACCGGGGGCATCGTCGCAGCCGCGACCACCTCACTCCCGGAAATGGTCGGCGGAGAACGTAACTGGGACTACCGCTACGTCTGGCTGCGGGATGCCGCACTGACTCTCGACGTACTGATCTGCCACGGCTTCGTCCATGTCGCCGACCATTGGCGCACCTGGTTGATGCGCGCGATCGCCGGCGACCCCAAGCGGGTCCAGATCCTCTACGGCATTGCCGGAGAGCGTGACCTCCCCGAGCGTGAGCTCTCGCTGCCCGGCTATGAGGATTCCGCCCCGGTCCGGGTCGGCAATGCCGCAGTCGATCAGTTTCAGGCCGACACGCTCGGCGAGGTGATGTGCGCTCTGCATGCCGCGCGCGACGCGGGTCTCCCGGAGACCGACTACTCCTGGCCGCTGCAACGGCATCTGCTCAAACGCGTCGAGGCCTACCTCGACCAGCCCGACCAGGGCATCTGGGAAATGCGTGGGCAGCCGAAGTTCTTCACCCATTCCCGGGTCATGGAGTGGGCCGCATTCGACCGCGGGGTCAAGGCGATCGAGGACTTCGGACTGTCCGGCCCACTCGAGAAGTGGAAACGTCACCGCGACGAACTCCGCGCGGAGATCGACAAACGGATGGTCGATCCCGACGGCGGGTACTTCGTCCAGTACGAAGGAACCGGTGAGGTCGATGCGGCGTTACTGCAACTGCCGCAGGTGGGCTTCTGCGCGCCGGACGACCCGCGGATGCTGGCCTGCGTCGAGCGCATCGAACGCGACCTGATGCCCGACGGACTCGTGGCCCGCTACCGCTCAGAATCGGGCGTCGACGGTGTCTCGGGCACCGAACATCCATTCCTGGCGTGCACGTTCTGGCTCGTCGAACAGTACGCCCGCAGTGGGCGGGTCGAGGACGCCGAGACATTGATGACCCGGGCCTGCGACACCGCCAGTGACCTCGGGTTGTTCTCCGAGGAATACGACCCGGGCGACCGGCGACAGGTGGGCAACGTCCCTCAGGCCTTGTCGCACTTGGCCTTTGTGCGCGCCGCTGATGCCTTGGCGGGTGCGGTCGACTGA
- a CDS encoding glucose-6-phosphate dehydrogenase, translating into MTDTTLIIFGATGDLTKRLLLPALGQLLDREPDRRVHLIGVGRSERDADTWRGEVREAFGDDAGATARALAEETVYRQGDLTSSDDLSRLLGEARGRPVLYFAVPPAVTEKSCEALRDVDIPDGTILAPEKPFGTDEASAHALNQLLTQLVPEEQVFRVDHFLGQSVLLDLLSVRFANRMFEPVWSADHIESVVIRYDEDLGLEGRADFYEGTGALRDMVQSHLLQLLAVVAMDSPATLGERDLRDATGAALRAVQIWDDDAVAHSRRARYTAGEVDGKQLPSYVDEKGVDPARNTETLAEATFGVRTARWDGVPFTLRSGKALAPPVKEIALTFRPVRHLPEQFGAEVAPNVLRLKLGPDVMNVQLNIHDGTNPFAVKTIDFDADLGHGSVRAYAEVLSGILDGDATLAVRGDATEQCWRIVQPVIDAWEANRVPLEDYPAGSAGPQSWPAL; encoded by the coding sequence ATGACGGACACCACCCTGATCATCTTCGGAGCCACCGGTGATCTGACCAAGCGGCTGCTGCTGCCCGCCCTGGGGCAGCTGCTCGACCGCGAGCCGGATCGCCGGGTACATCTCATCGGGGTCGGCCGATCGGAGCGTGACGCCGACACCTGGCGCGGCGAGGTACGTGAGGCTTTCGGTGACGATGCCGGCGCCACTGCGCGGGCTCTTGCCGAGGAGACCGTGTATCGGCAGGGTGACCTGACCAGCTCCGACGATCTGTCGCGGCTCCTCGGCGAGGCCAGAGGACGTCCCGTGCTGTACTTCGCGGTGCCGCCGGCGGTCACCGAGAAATCGTGTGAAGCGTTGCGGGATGTGGACATTCCGGACGGAACGATCCTCGCTCCGGAGAAGCCGTTCGGCACCGACGAGGCCAGCGCGCACGCGCTGAACCAATTACTCACCCAACTCGTCCCCGAGGAGCAGGTCTTTCGCGTCGACCACTTCCTCGGGCAGTCGGTGCTGCTCGATCTGCTGAGCGTGCGCTTCGCGAACCGGATGTTCGAGCCGGTCTGGTCGGCCGACCACATCGAATCCGTCGTCATCCGCTACGACGAGGATCTCGGGTTGGAGGGGCGCGCCGATTTCTACGAGGGCACCGGCGCATTGCGGGACATGGTGCAGAGCCACCTGTTGCAACTGCTTGCGGTGGTGGCGATGGATTCGCCGGCGACACTCGGTGAACGTGACCTGCGTGATGCGACGGGCGCGGCGCTGCGTGCGGTGCAGATCTGGGACGACGACGCGGTCGCCCATTCCCGTCGGGCGCGCTACACCGCGGGAGAGGTCGACGGCAAGCAGTTGCCGTCCTACGTCGACGAGAAGGGTGTCGACCCCGCGCGGAATACCGAGACGCTGGCCGAGGCGACGTTCGGCGTGCGCACCGCACGCTGGGATGGGGTGCCGTTCACGTTGCGCTCCGGCAAGGCCCTGGCGCCTCCGGTCAAGGAGATCGCGCTGACGTTCCGGCCGGTGCGCCATCTACCCGAGCAGTTCGGCGCCGAGGTGGCACCGAATGTGTTGCGGCTCAAGCTCGGTCCGGATGTGATGAACGTGCAGCTGAACATCCACGACGGTACCAACCCGTTCGCCGTCAAGACCATCGACTTCGACGCCGACCTTGGTCACGGGTCGGTCCGGGCCTACGCCGAGGTGCTCTCGGGCATCCTCGACGGCGACGCCACCCTCGCGGTCCGCGGTGATGCGACCGAACAATGCTGGCGCATCGTGCAACCGGTGATCGACGCGTGGGAGGCGAACAGGGTGCCGCTGGAGGACTACCCGGCGGGCAGTGCGGGCCCGCAGTCCTGGCCCGCACTCTGA
- a CDS encoding SRPBCC family protein: MKPTSRLQIADVTVHFDVASEVAYDYLSDPGRRAEWQASLLRVADEVDVGEPGEAGSSWIDVTAVPFVRPTMEVVESRRAQRWREIGRWGPVDAALTLDFEAQGQNSTLVRARAHLTVPLVAAPGLLGVRVLAPAALAADLRTAARLLEDRQITDPHQEAS; this comes from the coding sequence ATGAAACCGACGTCCCGCCTGCAGATCGCTGATGTGACAGTGCACTTCGATGTCGCCTCGGAGGTTGCATACGACTACCTCAGCGATCCCGGCCGCCGCGCCGAATGGCAGGCCAGCCTGCTCCGGGTGGCCGACGAGGTCGATGTGGGTGAACCGGGTGAGGCCGGCTCGAGTTGGATCGATGTCACCGCGGTCCCCTTCGTCCGGCCGACGATGGAGGTCGTGGAGAGTCGCCGCGCACAGCGCTGGCGCGAGATCGGACGGTGGGGGCCGGTCGATGCGGCGCTGACTCTCGACTTCGAGGCGCAGGGCCAAAATTCGACGCTCGTGCGGGCACGTGCCCATCTGACCGTGCCGTTGGTCGCCGCTCCCGGGTTGCTCGGTGTCCGCGTCCTCGCTCCCGCCGCGCTCGCCGCCGACCTCCGCACTGCGGCAAGGCTTCTCGAAGACAGGCAGATAACCGATCCGCACCAGGAGGCATCATGA
- a CDS encoding DUF427 domain-containing protein, with amino-acid sequence MSDRPRLTPDATHPITVEPTPGRVRVWLGEQLIADTTHAMTLREATYPPVQYIPRDDVVADVLTASAHSTYCPYKGDAGYHGLRGADRTEAPDKAWFYAEPYRAVAEIADHLAFYPDAVRVEVE; translated from the coding sequence ATGAGCGACCGACCACGACTCACCCCGGACGCCACCCATCCGATCACCGTCGAACCGACGCCCGGCCGGGTACGGGTGTGGCTGGGCGAGCAACTCATCGCCGACACCACGCATGCGATGACGCTGCGGGAGGCCACTTATCCACCGGTGCAGTACATTCCGCGCGATGACGTCGTCGCTGACGTGCTGACCGCGAGTGCGCACAGCACGTACTGTCCGTACAAGGGTGACGCCGGCTATCACGGTCTGCGCGGAGCCGACCGTACCGAGGCCCCGGACAAGGCATGGTTCTATGCCGAGCCCTATCGGGCGGTGGCCGAGATCGCCGATCATCTGGCCTTCTATCCCGATGCGGTACGCGTCGAGGTCGAGTGA